One window of Hymenobacter sp. BRD128 genomic DNA carries:
- a CDS encoding DUF4136 domain-containing protein, with protein sequence MKLTATLQLICLLSLGLLSSCLTSRDARIESSYSYRGRFRHYRTYGFLSGNGLAADSTRLSEALRDAIKQRLRLQGYKFSRRNPDLMVSYKLFEGDMRFPGFVQEDITRWVKNNDAENEETPEEQRHPYQPTRLLMLDGTLMVTLIDTKTDNAIWNGYASGVTVPEGIRGEYVLVRSVRSIFDRYRIFTENYFNGGNLDGAMNGQPSGEPGAPSAAPQPAETPR encoded by the coding sequence ATGAAACTAACTGCTACCCTCCAGCTTATCTGCCTGTTGAGCCTTGGCTTACTTTCCAGCTGCCTCACCTCCCGTGATGCGCGCATTGAATCGAGCTACAGCTACCGGGGGCGCTTTCGCCACTACCGCACCTATGGTTTTTTGAGCGGCAATGGCCTCGCCGCCGACAGCACCCGCCTCAGCGAAGCCCTGCGCGACGCCATCAAGCAGCGCCTGCGCCTGCAAGGCTATAAGTTTTCGCGGCGCAACCCCGACCTGATGGTGAGCTACAAACTATTTGAGGGCGACATGCGCTTTCCGGGCTTCGTGCAGGAAGACATTACGCGCTGGGTAAAAAATAACGACGCCGAAAACGAGGAAACTCCCGAAGAGCAGCGCCACCCTTACCAGCCCACGCGCCTGCTTATGCTCGATGGCACGCTCATGGTGACGCTCATCGATACCAAAACTGACAATGCCATCTGGAACGGCTACGCCTCGGGCGTGACCGTGCCCGAGGGCATTCGGGGTGAGTACGTGCTGGTGCGCTCGGTGCGCTCCATTTTTGACCGCTACCGCATTTTCACCGAGAATTATTTCAACGGCGGCAACCTCGACGGGGCTATGAATGGCCAGCCTAGCGGTGAGCCGGGCGCCCCCAGCGCGGCCCCACAGCCTGCCGAAACCCCGCGCTAG
- a CDS encoding Uma2 family endonuclease yields the protein MGQAEPKAQYTVAEYQALEAQSEGRHEFFEGELFAMAGESVAHNVLALNIAFACRQAVRGKNCRVVMEGVQLAVKENRHYTYPDVMVSCDPADQCEARTLHNPVLLVEVLSPSTAAYDRALKFNSYKELNSLRHYLLVSQHYWLIEWYRREPDNKWVHAALTEVTDTVEIPELGLTLTLAQVYEEAGVAPLRATPAGPEEPA from the coding sequence ATGGGCCAGGCCGAACCCAAAGCGCAGTACACCGTTGCCGAATACCAGGCGCTCGAAGCGCAAAGCGAAGGGCGGCACGAGTTTTTTGAAGGCGAACTATTCGCGATGGCGGGCGAGAGCGTTGCGCACAATGTGCTAGCGCTGAATATTGCCTTTGCCTGCCGGCAGGCGGTGCGCGGCAAAAACTGCCGCGTGGTAATGGAAGGTGTGCAGCTGGCCGTAAAGGAAAACCGCCACTACACCTACCCCGACGTGATGGTGAGCTGCGACCCGGCCGACCAGTGCGAAGCCCGCACGCTGCACAATCCGGTGCTCCTGGTGGAGGTGTTGTCGCCCTCCACTGCGGCCTACGACCGGGCACTTAAATTTAATAGCTACAAAGAGTTAAATTCACTGCGGCACTACTTGCTCGTGTCGCAGCACTACTGGCTCATTGAGTGGTATCGGCGCGAACCGGACAATAAGTGGGTGCACGCGGCACTTACCGAGGTTACAGACACGGTAGAGATTCCGGAACTGGGCCTCACGCTCACGCTGGCCCAGGTGTATGAAGAAGCGGGCGTGGCCCCGCTGCGGGCTACCCCGGCCGGCCCCGAAGAGCCCGCCTGA